One window from the genome of Aptenodytes patagonicus chromosome 4, bAptPat1.pri.cur, whole genome shotgun sequence encodes:
- the NPY2R gene encoding neuropeptide Y receptor type 2 translates to MGPLEAVGEENQTGEMKAEPFTKLYLPRYTTPLNELALDPKPELKDSTTLVEVQIILIFAYCSIILLGVIGNSLVIHVIIKFKSMRTVTNFFIANLAVADLLVNTLCLPFTLVYTLLGEWKLGPVLCHLVPYAQALAVHVSTVTLTVIALDRHRCIVYHLESKISKRISFLIIGVAWAVSALLASPLAIFREYSLIEIIPDFKIVVCSEKWPGEGQLNYGTIYSVSMLLIQYVLPLVVISYAYARIWTKLKNHVSPGAGNDHYHHRRRKTTKMLVCVVVVFAVSWLPFHTFQLVSDIDSQVLDLKEYKLIYTVFHVIAMCSTFANPLLYGWMNNNYRTAFLTAFQCEQRMDSIHPEVSAACKARKKLEAKRIQFPGDSFTQPTNV, encoded by the coding sequence ATGGGGCCCCTGGAAGCAGTAGGCGAAGAAAACCAGACAGGTGAAATGAAAGCGGAGCCGTTCACCAAGCTGTACTTGCCGAGATACACCACACCGCTCAACGAATTGGCTCTAGACCCTAAACCAGAACTGAAGGATAGCACAACGCTAGTTGAAGTGCAGATAATCCTCATCTTTGCTTACTGCTCCATCATCCTGCTGGGGGTGATCGGAAATTCCCTCGTGATCCACGTGATCATTAAGTTCAAAAGCATGCGCACAGTGACTAACTTCTTCATTGCCAACCTGGCTGTGGCTGACCTGCTGGTGAATACGTTGTGCCTGCCCTTCACTTTGGTTTATACACTGTTGGGTGAATGGAAACTGGGCCCGGTTTTGTGCCACCTGGTGCCTTATGCCCAGGCTCTTGCTGTGCACGTGTCTACTGTTACTTTGACTGTGATCGCTTTGGATCGGCATCGCTGCATCGTCTACCACTTGGAAAGCAAAATCTCTAAGCGGATCAGCTTCCTGATTATAGGAGTTGCCTGGGCAGTCAGTGCCCTGTTGGCAAGTCCTCTGGCCATCTTCCGTGAGTACTCGCTGATTGAGATCATTCCTGACTTCAAGATTGTGGTCTGCTCTGAGAAgtggccaggggaggggcagcTCAATTATGGCACCATCTACAGCGTCTCCATGCTGCTGATCCAGTACGTGCTGCCTCTGGTGGTCATCTCCTATGCCTACGCCCGTATTTGGACCAAGCTCAAGAACCACGTTAGTCCTGGGGCAGGGAATGACCACTACCACCACCGGAGGCGGAAAACCACCAAGATGCTGGTGTGTGTGGTTGTGGTGTTTGCTGTCAGCTGGCTGCCATTTCACACCTTCCAGCTAGTCAGCGACATTGACAGTCAGGTGTTAGACCTGAAGGAGTACAAACTGATCTACACAGTGTTTCATGTCATTGCCATGTGCTCAACGTTTGCTAACCCTCTTCTCTATGGCTGGATGAATAACAACTACAGGACGGCCTTCCTCACAGCCTTCCAGTGCGAACAGCGGATGGACTCCATCCATCCTGAAGTATCAGCAGCTTGCAAAGCCAGGAAGAAACTAGAAGCAAAGAGGATTCAATTCCCCGGAGACTCTTTCACACAACCTACCAATGTCTAA